Proteins encoded together in one Streptomyces sp. NBC_01408 window:
- a CDS encoding 1-hydroxy-2-methyl-2-butenyl 4-diphosphate reductase — MSAEASAPLLVACALRIEQAALRSAARGVRGAAPPGHTLLRTGMGPRAAGRAVSRALDRPGMDRAAVLATGFCAGLVPGMDPGDLVVAEQTRDPHGDVTCTGTALLAEALARAAPGRTVHIGPLTGSDHVVRGQERAQLRATGAIAVDMESAATLWTAAGGGSRPVAAVRVIVDAPEHELVRIGTVRGGISAFRVLRAVLPAFYEWHRSLLLPRR, encoded by the coding sequence ATGTCCGCCGAGGCCTCCGCCCCGCTGCTGGTCGCCTGCGCGCTGCGCATCGAGCAGGCCGCGCTGCGCAGCGCGGCCCGCGGCGTGCGCGGTGCGGCGCCGCCCGGGCACACCCTGCTGCGCACCGGCATGGGCCCGCGCGCGGCCGGGCGGGCCGTCTCCCGGGCGCTGGACCGGCCGGGGATGGACCGGGCGGCCGTCCTCGCGACCGGGTTCTGCGCGGGGCTGGTCCCCGGCATGGACCCCGGCGACCTGGTCGTCGCCGAGCAGACCCGGGACCCGCACGGCGACGTCACCTGCACCGGAACCGCCCTGCTCGCCGAGGCACTGGCCCGGGCCGCACCCGGCCGGACCGTCCACATCGGCCCCCTGACCGGATCCGACCACGTGGTCCGCGGCCAGGAGCGCGCGCAGCTGCGCGCCACCGGCGCCATCGCGGTCGACATGGAGTCCGCGGCCACCTTGTGGACCGCCGCCGGCGGCGGTAGCCGTCCAGTTGCGGCCGTCCGGGTGATCGTGGACGCTCCGGAGCATGAGCTCGTCCGCATCGGCACGGTCCGCGGTGGAATATCGGCCTTCCGCGTACTGCGTGCCGTACTGCCCGCGTTTTATGAATGGCACCGTTCTTTGCTGCTCCCCAGGAGGTGA
- the hpnC gene encoding squalene synthase HpnC: MTPGHRTRPLPDTVHARATLGKARAENFPVAPSFLPRAWREGLMAVYGYARLVDDIGDGDLAPGGRDAVLLGLDPAATDDRLAMLDALEADLLRVFDGSGGPGGQPRHPLLLDLQPVVRAHGLTPEPFLGLIGANRQDQRVTRYETYEDLVGYCELSANPVGRLVLSLTGTSTPERIRRSDAVCTALQIAEHLQDVTEDLGRDRIYLPAQDMRRFHVTEADLRAPSAGASVRSLIAYETQRARDLLDEGSPLVGSVHGRLRLLLAGFVGGGRAALGAVTAAGFDVLPGPPKPTKSGLLREVAAVLRTAPRKG; this comes from the coding sequence GTGACCCCGGGGCACCGCACCCGCCCCCTGCCCGACACGGTCCACGCGCGCGCCACCCTCGGAAAGGCCCGGGCGGAGAACTTCCCCGTCGCCCCCTCCTTCCTTCCCCGCGCCTGGCGCGAGGGCCTCATGGCGGTCTACGGCTACGCCCGCCTCGTCGACGACATCGGCGACGGCGACCTCGCCCCCGGCGGCCGGGACGCCGTGCTCCTCGGCCTCGACCCCGCCGCGACGGACGACCGGCTCGCCATGCTCGACGCCCTCGAGGCCGACCTGCTGCGCGTCTTCGACGGATCCGGCGGACCCGGTGGTCAGCCGCGCCATCCGCTGCTCCTCGACCTCCAGCCCGTGGTCCGCGCCCACGGCCTCACCCCCGAGCCGTTCCTCGGGCTGATCGGGGCCAACCGCCAGGACCAGCGCGTCACGCGCTACGAGACGTACGAGGACCTCGTCGGCTACTGCGAGCTCTCCGCCAACCCGGTGGGCCGCCTCGTCCTGTCCCTCACCGGCACCAGCACCCCCGAACGGATCCGCCGCTCCGACGCGGTCTGCACCGCCCTGCAGATCGCCGAACACCTCCAGGACGTCACCGAGGACCTCGGCCGGGACCGGATCTACCTCCCCGCCCAGGACATGCGCCGCTTCCACGTGACCGAGGCCGACCTGCGGGCCCCGTCCGCGGGTGCCTCCGTACGCTCCCTGATCGCATACGAGACCCAGCGCGCCCGCGACCTCCTGGACGAAGGCAGCCCGCTCGTGGGCAGCGTGCACGGCCGGCTCCGGCTGCTGCTCGCGGGCTTCGTGGGAGGGGGGCGCGCCGCCCTCGGAGCCGTCACCGCCGCCGGCTTCGACGTACTTCCCGGCCCGCCCAAGCCCACCAAGAGCGGCCTGCTCCGCGAGGTTGCCGCCGTCCTGCGCACAGCGCCGAGAAAGGGGTGA
- a CDS encoding aspartate aminotransferase family protein, producing MTAAGQGPGEQAGRGRGKGFDLGALLAERGGERYELHARYLNHQLPRMLHTIGFDKVYERAEGAHFWDAEGNDYLDMLAGFGVMGLGRHHPVVRRALHDVLDAQLADLTRFDCQPLPGLLAEKLLSYSPHLDRVFFGNSGTEAVETALKFARFATGRPRVLYCDHAFHGLTTGSLSVNGESGFRDGFAPLLPDTKIALGDLAALERELRRGDVAAFVVEPIQGKGVIEAPPGFLLAAQELLHRHKALLIADEVQTGLGRTGDFYAYQHEPGVEPDLVCVAKALSGGYVPVGATLGKDWIFRKVYSSMDRVLVHSASFGSNAQAMAAGLAVLSVMEDEEVVANARATGDLLRGRLADLVDEYELLHEVRGRGLMIGIEFGRPSSLRLRSRWSMLQAARKGLFAQMVVVPLLQKHRILTQVSGDHLEVIKLIPPLIVDERDVDRFVGAFREVMDEAHGGSGLMWDFGRTLVKQAVGNR from the coding sequence ATGACCGCAGCCGGACAGGGCCCGGGCGAACAGGCCGGGCGCGGCCGGGGCAAGGGCTTCGACCTCGGCGCCCTGCTGGCCGAGCGCGGCGGCGAACGGTACGAGCTGCACGCCCGGTACCTCAACCACCAACTGCCCCGGATGCTGCACACCATCGGCTTCGACAAGGTCTACGAGCGGGCCGAGGGCGCCCACTTCTGGGACGCCGAGGGCAACGACTACCTCGACATGCTGGCCGGGTTCGGGGTGATGGGCCTGGGCAGGCACCACCCGGTCGTCCGCCGGGCCCTGCACGACGTCCTGGACGCCCAGCTCGCCGACCTCACCCGCTTCGACTGCCAGCCGCTGCCCGGGCTGCTGGCCGAGAAGCTCCTCTCGTACAGCCCGCACCTGGACCGGGTCTTCTTCGGCAACAGCGGCACCGAGGCCGTGGAGACGGCCCTGAAGTTCGCCCGGTTCGCCACCGGGCGGCCGCGGGTCCTCTACTGCGACCACGCCTTCCACGGGCTGACCACGGGCTCGTTGTCGGTGAACGGGGAGAGCGGCTTCCGGGACGGCTTCGCCCCGCTGCTCCCCGACACGAAGATCGCGCTGGGGGACCTGGCCGCCCTGGAGCGGGAGCTGAGGCGCGGGGACGTGGCCGCCTTCGTCGTCGAGCCCATCCAGGGCAAGGGGGTCATCGAGGCTCCGCCCGGGTTCCTGCTCGCCGCGCAGGAGCTCCTGCACCGGCACAAGGCGCTGCTGATCGCGGACGAGGTGCAGACCGGGCTGGGACGAACCGGTGACTTCTACGCGTACCAGCACGAGCCGGGCGTGGAGCCCGACCTGGTGTGCGTGGCCAAGGCGCTGTCGGGCGGCTACGTGCCGGTCGGCGCGACCCTGGGCAAGGACTGGATCTTCAGGAAGGTCTACTCGTCCATGGACCGGGTGCTCGTGCACTCCGCCAGCTTCGGTTCCAACGCACAGGCGATGGCGGCCGGGCTGGCGGTGCTGTCGGTCATGGAGGACGAGGAGGTGGTGGCGAACGCCCGGGCGACGGGGGACCTGCTGCGCGGGCGGCTCGCGGACCTGGTGGACGAGTACGAGCTGCTGCACGAGGTGCGGGGGCGCGGCCTGATGATCGGCATCGAGTTCGGCCGGCCGTCCTCGCTGCGGCTGCGCAGCCGGTGGAGCATGCTCCAGGCGGCCCGCAAGGGGCTGTTCGCCCAGATGGTCGTGGTGCCGCTGCTCCAGAAGCACCGGATCCTCACCCAGGTCTCCGGCGACCACCTCGAGGTGATCAAGCTGATCCCGCCGCTGATCGTGGACGAACGGGACGTCGACCGGTTCGTCGGCGCCTTCCGCGAGGTCATGGACGAGGCGCACGGCGGGTCGGGCCTCATGTGGGACTTCGGCCGGACCCTGGTGAAGCAGGCGGTCGGCAACCGCTGA
- the hpnH gene encoding adenosyl-hopene transferase HpnH, whose translation MAMPLRQTIRVGTYLLEQKLRKREKFPLIVELEPLYACNLACEGCGKIQHPAGVLKQRMPVAQAVGAVLESGAPMVSIAGGEPLMHPQIHEIVRQLVAKRKYVFLCTNAMLLRKKIEKFTPSPYFAFAVHIDGLRERHDESVAKEGVFDEAVEAIKEAKRRGFRVTTNSTFFNTDTPQTIIEVLNYLNDDLQVDEMMISPAYAYEKAPDQEHFLGVEQTRDLFKKAFAGGNRRRWRLNHSPLFLDFLEGKADFPCTAWAIPNYSLFGWQRPCYLMSDGYVPTYRELINDTDWSKYGRGKDPRCANCMAHCGYEPTAVLATMGSLKESLRAARETIGGNRDKSA comes from the coding sequence ATGGCCATGCCGCTGCGCCAGACCATCAGGGTCGGGACCTATCTTCTCGAACAGAAGCTCCGCAAGCGTGAGAAGTTCCCGCTGATCGTCGAGCTGGAACCGCTCTACGCCTGCAACCTGGCCTGTGAGGGGTGCGGGAAGATCCAGCACCCGGCCGGGGTGCTCAAGCAGCGCATGCCGGTCGCCCAAGCGGTCGGCGCCGTGCTGGAGTCCGGCGCGCCCATGGTGTCCATCGCGGGCGGCGAGCCCCTGATGCACCCGCAGATCCACGAGATCGTCCGGCAGCTGGTAGCCAAGCGGAAGTATGTATTCCTCTGCACCAACGCGATGCTGCTGCGCAAGAAGATCGAGAAGTTCACCCCGTCCCCGTACTTCGCCTTCGCCGTGCACATCGACGGCCTGCGCGAGCGGCACGACGAGTCGGTGGCCAAGGAAGGCGTCTTCGACGAGGCCGTCGAGGCCATCAAGGAGGCGAAGAGGCGGGGTTTCCGGGTCACCACCAACTCCACCTTCTTCAACACCGACACACCGCAGACGATCATCGAGGTACTCAACTACCTCAATGACGACCTCCAGGTGGACGAGATGATGATCTCGCCGGCCTACGCCTACGAGAAGGCCCCCGACCAGGAGCACTTCCTGGGCGTGGAACAGACCCGCGACCTCTTCAAGAAGGCCTTCGCGGGCGGCAACCGGCGCCGCTGGCGGCTCAACCACTCGCCGCTCTTCCTGGACTTCCTGGAAGGAAAGGCGGATTTCCCCTGCACCGCCTGGGCGATTCCGAACTACTCCCTCTTCGGCTGGCAGCGCCCCTGCTACCTGATGAGCGACGGCTACGTGCCCACGTACCGCGAGCTGATCAACGACACCGACTGGAGCAAGTACGGCCGCGGGAAGGACCCGCGCTGCGCCAACTGCATGGCGCACTGCGGCTACGAGCCCACCGCCGTCCTCGCCACCATGGGCTCCCTCAAGGAGTCCCTGCGGGCGGCCCGGGAGACGATCGGCGGGAACCGGGACAAGTCGGCATGA
- a CDS encoding polyprenyl synthetase family protein — protein sequence MTTTSTTGTALTGTRGEPVNPGNPAVENTDASAGTAGGGAEKADTIALLERGRTLTTPVLRAAVDRLAAPMDTVAAYHFGWIDAQGNPADGDGGKAVRPALALLSAEAAGAAAEVGIPGAVAVELVHNFSLLHDDLMDGDEQRRHRDTVWKVHGPALAILVGDALFALANEVLLELGTVEAGRAARRLTTASRKLIDGQAQDISYEHRESVSVEECLEMEGNKTGALLACAVSIGAVLGGADDRTADKLEEYGYHLGLAFQAVDDLLGIWGDPEATGKQTWSDLRQRKKSLPVVAALAAGGPACEELAELLAADAKSNDFENFSEEEFAARAALIEAAGGRQWTADEARRQHAVAVRALDDVDMPQRVRDQLVALADFVVVRKR from the coding sequence ATGACGACGACCAGTACGACCGGCACAGCACTTACAGGAACCAGAGGAGAGCCAGTGAACCCGGGGAATCCGGCTGTCGAGAACACGGATGCCAGTGCGGGCACAGCTGGAGGGGGAGCCGAGAAGGCGGACACGATCGCCCTCCTGGAGCGCGGCCGCACGCTGACGACCCCCGTGCTCCGGGCCGCCGTGGACCGGCTCGCGGCGCCCATGGACACCGTCGCCGCCTACCACTTCGGCTGGATCGACGCCCAGGGCAACCCGGCCGACGGCGACGGGGGCAAGGCCGTGCGACCCGCCCTCGCGCTGCTCTCCGCCGAGGCCGCGGGCGCCGCGGCCGAGGTCGGCATCCCGGGCGCGGTCGCGGTCGAGCTCGTGCACAACTTCTCGCTGCTGCACGACGACCTGATGGACGGCGACGAGCAGCGCCGCCACCGGGACACGGTGTGGAAGGTGCACGGACCGGCCCTCGCGATCCTGGTCGGCGACGCCCTCTTCGCCCTCGCCAACGAGGTGCTGCTGGAGCTCGGCACCGTCGAGGCCGGCCGCGCGGCCCGCCGCCTGACCACGGCCAGCCGCAAGCTCATCGACGGCCAGGCGCAGGACATCTCGTACGAGCACCGCGAGAGCGTCAGCGTCGAGGAGTGCCTGGAGATGGAGGGCAACAAGACCGGCGCCCTCCTCGCCTGCGCCGTCTCGATCGGCGCTGTCCTCGGCGGCGCGGACGACCGCACCGCCGACAAGCTGGAGGAGTACGGCTACCACCTGGGCCTCGCCTTCCAGGCCGTGGACGACCTCCTCGGCATCTGGGGCGACCCGGAGGCCACCGGCAAGCAGACCTGGAGCGACCTGCGCCAGCGCAAGAAGTCCCTGCCGGTCGTCGCCGCCCTCGCGGCGGGTGGACCCGCCTGCGAGGAACTCGCCGAGCTGCTCGCCGCCGACGCCAAGAGCAACGACTTCGAGAACTTCTCGGAGGAGGAGTTCGCGGCCCGCGCCGCGCTCATCGAGGCGGCCGGCGGCCGCCAGTGGACCGCCGACGAGGCGCGCCGCCAGCACGCCGTCGCCGTCCGGGCCCTGGACGACGTCGACATGCCGCAGCGGGTGCGCGACCAGCTCGTCGCCCTCGCCGACTTCGTCGTCGTGCGCAAGAGGTGA
- the shc gene encoding squalene--hopene cyclase, with the protein MTATTDDAADARGADTGVDAVPRSAPRPAAVSPPDPARRAAGPGTAPPPGPPPGPPPDPGRDPVRGAGREDAVRGAREATERATRQLLARQDPEGWWKGDLETNVTMDAEDLLLRQFLGIQDERTTYAAALFIRGEQRDDGTWGTFHGGPPELSATIEAYVALRLAGDAPDAPHMARASAWIRAHGGIAAARVFTRIWLALFGWWNWEHLPELPPELVFLPPWVPLNIYDFGCWARQTIVPLTVVSAIRPVRPGPFALDELHTDARVPNPARRPAPLASWEGAFQRMDRALHVYRRFAPRRLRKAAMASASRWIVERQENDGCWGGIQPPAVYSVIALHLLGYDLGHPVMRAGLDSLDRFAVWREDGARMIEACQSPVWDTCLAAIALADAGLRPDHPALVKAADWMLGEEIVRSGDWAVRRPALAPGGWAFEFHNDTYPDIDDTAEVVLALRRIQHPDPARVEAAIARGVSWNLGMQSRNGAWGAFDADNTSPFPNRLPFCDFGEVIDPPSADVTAHVVEMLAFEGKAGDARTRRGIAWLLAEQEPEGGWFGRWGTNYVYGTGSVVPALTAAGIAPGHPAIRRAVRWLESVQNADGGWGEDQRSYKDRSWAGKGASTASQTAWALMALLSAGERDGEAVERGVAYLVRTQEEDGTWDEPHFTGTGFPWDFSINYHLYRQVFPLTALGRYLYGEPSAPAVASAPAVASAPAVTSAPAVARTATAGVREA; encoded by the coding sequence ATGACAGCGACGACCGACGACGCCGCGGACGCCCGCGGCGCCGACACCGGGGTGGACGCCGTGCCGCGATCCGCCCCCCGTCCGGCGGCGGTGAGCCCGCCGGACCCGGCACGCCGGGCCGCCGGGCCGGGCACGGCCCCGCCGCCCGGGCCGCCACCCGGCCCGCCGCCGGACCCGGGGCGGGACCCCGTGCGGGGCGCGGGGCGCGAGGACGCCGTACGGGGCGCCCGCGAGGCCACCGAGCGGGCGACCCGGCAGCTGCTCGCCCGCCAGGACCCCGAGGGCTGGTGGAAGGGCGACCTGGAGACCAACGTCACCATGGACGCCGAGGACCTGCTGCTGCGCCAGTTCCTCGGGATCCAGGACGAGAGGACCACGTACGCCGCCGCCCTCTTCATCCGCGGCGAGCAGCGGGACGACGGAACCTGGGGCACCTTCCACGGCGGGCCGCCCGAACTCTCCGCCACCATCGAGGCGTACGTGGCCCTGCGGCTGGCCGGTGACGCGCCGGACGCCCCGCACATGGCCCGCGCCTCGGCCTGGATCCGGGCCCACGGCGGGATCGCCGCCGCCCGGGTCTTCACCCGCATCTGGCTGGCCCTCTTCGGCTGGTGGAACTGGGAACACCTGCCCGAACTCCCGCCCGAGCTGGTGTTCCTGCCGCCCTGGGTCCCCCTGAACATCTACGACTTCGGCTGCTGGGCCCGGCAGACCATCGTCCCCCTCACGGTCGTCTCCGCGATCCGCCCGGTCCGTCCGGGCCCCTTCGCGCTGGACGAGCTGCACACCGACGCCAGGGTCCCGAACCCGGCCAGGCGGCCCGCCCCGCTGGCCAGTTGGGAAGGCGCCTTCCAGCGGATGGACAGGGCCCTGCACGTCTACCGGCGGTTCGCCCCGCGCCGGCTGCGCAAGGCGGCCATGGCGAGCGCGAGCCGCTGGATCGTCGAGCGTCAGGAGAACGACGGCTGCTGGGGCGGGATCCAGCCGCCCGCCGTGTACTCCGTCATCGCCCTGCACCTGCTCGGCTACGACCTCGGGCACCCGGTCATGCGCGCCGGGCTGGACTCCCTGGACCGGTTCGCGGTGTGGCGCGAGGACGGCGCCCGGATGATCGAGGCCTGCCAGTCGCCGGTCTGGGACACCTGCCTCGCCGCGATCGCGCTCGCCGACGCGGGCCTGCGGCCCGACCATCCGGCGCTGGTCAAGGCCGCCGACTGGATGCTCGGCGAGGAGATCGTGCGCAGCGGGGACTGGGCCGTACGGCGGCCCGCGCTGGCCCCCGGCGGCTGGGCGTTCGAGTTCCACAACGACACGTACCCCGACATCGACGACACCGCCGAGGTGGTCCTCGCCCTGCGCCGGATCCAGCACCCCGACCCGGCCAGGGTCGAGGCGGCCATCGCCCGCGGGGTGTCCTGGAACCTCGGCATGCAGTCGAGGAACGGCGCGTGGGGCGCCTTCGACGCCGACAACACCAGCCCCTTCCCGAACCGGCTGCCCTTCTGCGACTTCGGCGAGGTCATCGACCCTCCCTCGGCCGACGTCACCGCCCACGTCGTGGAGATGCTGGCCTTCGAGGGCAAGGCGGGCGATGCCCGGACCCGGCGCGGCATCGCCTGGCTGCTCGCCGAACAGGAGCCGGAGGGCGGCTGGTTCGGCCGCTGGGGCACCAACTACGTGTACGGGACCGGCTCGGTGGTCCCGGCGCTCACGGCGGCGGGCATCGCCCCGGGGCATCCCGCGATCCGGCGGGCGGTGCGCTGGCTGGAATCCGTACAGAACGCGGACGGCGGCTGGGGCGAGGACCAGCGCTCCTACAAGGACCGGTCGTGGGCCGGGAAGGGCGCCTCCACCGCCTCGCAGACCGCCTGGGCGCTGATGGCCCTGCTGTCGGCAGGCGAGCGGGACGGCGAGGCGGTGGAACGCGGCGTGGCGTACCTGGTGCGGACGCAGGAGGAGGACGGCACCTGGGACGAGCCGCACTTCACGGGCACCGGCTTCCCCTGGGACTTCTCCATCAACTACCACCTGTACCGCCAGGTGTTCCCGCTCACCGCGCTCGGCCGCTACCTGTACGGGGAGCCGTCCGCGCCGGCCGTGGCGTCCGCGCCGGCCGTGGCGTCCGCGCCGGCCGTGACGTCCGCGCCGGCCGTGGCGCGCACGGCCACGGCCGGGGTCCGGGAAGCGTGA
- the hpnE gene encoding hydroxysqualene dehydroxylase HpnE, producing MSGSDTGAGRAVVVGGGLAGVTTALELADAGLRVTLLEGRPRLGGLAFSFKRGELTVDNGQHVYLRCCTAYRWFLDRVDGAALAPLQDRLDVPVLDVAHPRGPRLGRLRRSALPVPLHLAASLATYPHLSLAERASVGRAALALRRLDPADPALDGIDFATWLGRYGQSPRTIEALWDLVGIATLNATAEQSSLGLAAMVFKTGLLSENGAADIGWARVPLGDLHDTLARKALDAAGVRTVLRARATAVSRTQEGGWRIDTEEESLDAETVVLAVPQREAHALLPAGALADPDKLLDIGTAPILNVHVVYDRKVLKQPFFAALGSPVQWVFDRTDSSGLPDGGQYLALSQSVAQDDIDEPVSVLRHKYLPELERLLPAARGAKVRDFFVTRERTATFAPTPGVGRLRPGPRTDTPGLYLAGAWTATGWPATMESAVRSGLSAAHAALTALGRPSEHPLQEAA from the coding sequence ATGAGCGGCAGCGACACCGGCGCCGGCCGGGCCGTCGTCGTGGGCGGCGGACTCGCCGGGGTCACCACCGCCCTCGAACTCGCCGACGCCGGACTGCGGGTCACCCTGCTCGAAGGCCGGCCCAGGCTCGGCGGGCTCGCCTTCTCCTTCAAGCGCGGCGAACTCACCGTGGACAACGGCCAGCACGTGTACCTGCGCTGCTGCACCGCCTACCGCTGGTTCCTCGACCGCGTCGACGGAGCCGCCCTCGCCCCGCTCCAGGACCGGCTCGACGTCCCCGTACTCGACGTCGCCCACCCCCGCGGGCCGCGCCTGGGCCGGCTGCGCCGCAGCGCCCTGCCCGTGCCCCTGCACCTGGCCGCGTCCCTCGCGACCTACCCGCACCTCTCCCTCGCCGAACGGGCGAGCGTCGGGCGGGCCGCCCTCGCGCTGCGCCGCCTCGACCCCGCCGACCCCGCCCTCGACGGCATCGACTTCGCGACCTGGCTCGGCCGCTACGGCCAGTCCCCGCGTACCATCGAGGCCCTGTGGGACCTCGTGGGCATCGCCACCCTCAACGCCACCGCCGAGCAGTCCTCCCTCGGCCTCGCCGCCATGGTCTTCAAGACCGGCCTGCTCTCCGAGAACGGCGCCGCCGACATCGGCTGGGCCCGCGTACCCCTCGGCGACCTGCACGACACGCTCGCCCGCAAGGCGCTCGACGCGGCCGGCGTGCGGACCGTACTGCGCGCCCGGGCCACCGCCGTCTCCCGTACGCAGGAGGGCGGTTGGCGCATCGACACCGAGGAGGAGTCCCTCGACGCGGAGACCGTCGTCCTCGCCGTCCCGCAGCGCGAGGCGCACGCCCTGCTCCCCGCCGGCGCCCTCGCCGACCCCGACAAACTCCTCGACATCGGCACCGCGCCCATCCTCAACGTCCACGTCGTCTACGACCGCAAGGTGCTCAAGCAGCCCTTCTTCGCCGCCCTCGGCTCCCCGGTCCAGTGGGTCTTCGACCGCACCGACTCCTCCGGGCTCCCCGACGGCGGCCAGTACCTCGCACTGTCCCAGTCGGTGGCCCAGGACGACATCGACGAACCCGTGTCCGTCCTGCGGCACAAGTACCTGCCCGAGCTGGAACGGCTGCTGCCCGCCGCGCGCGGCGCCAAGGTACGGGACTTCTTCGTCACCCGGGAGCGGACCGCGACCTTCGCCCCCACCCCCGGCGTCGGCCGGCTGCGCCCCGGCCCGCGGACCGACACGCCGGGTCTCTACCTCGCCGGTGCATGGACCGCGACCGGTTGGCCCGCGACCATGGAGAGCGCCGTCCGGAGCGGACTGAGCGCGGCACACGCCGCACTCACCGCGCTCGGCCGCCCCAGCGAACACCCTCTGCAGGAGGCGGCATGA
- a CDS encoding ABC transporter ATP-binding protein — translation MADNTQGRVPTVIADDVHIVYRVNTGGGGKGAATAALSKILRRGKGDAPGVRRVHAVRGVSFTAYRGEAIGLIGSNGSGKSTLLRAIAGLLPCEAGKVYTDGQPSLLGVNAALMNDLTGERNIVLGGLAMGMTREQIKQRYQSIVDFSGINEKGDFISLPMRTYSSGMAARLRFSIAAAKDHDVLMIDEALATGDRSFQVRSEDRIRELREKAGTVFLVSHNNKSIRDTCDRVLWLEKGELLMDGPTEEVVSAYEKATNG, via the coding sequence GTGGCTGACAACACCCAGGGGCGCGTCCCCACCGTGATCGCGGACGACGTCCACATCGTCTACCGGGTCAACACCGGCGGAGGCGGCAAGGGCGCGGCCACCGCCGCGCTCAGCAAGATACTCCGCCGGGGCAAGGGCGACGCTCCGGGCGTCCGCCGGGTCCACGCGGTGCGCGGAGTCTCCTTCACGGCGTACCGGGGCGAGGCGATCGGTCTCATCGGCTCCAACGGCTCCGGCAAGTCCACCCTGCTGCGGGCCATTGCCGGCCTGCTGCCCTGCGAGGCCGGCAAGGTCTACACGGACGGCCAGCCCTCGCTGCTGGGCGTGAATGCGGCCCTGATGAACGACCTCACCGGCGAGCGGAACATCGTTCTCGGCGGTCTCGCGATGGGTATGACCCGCGAGCAGATCAAGCAGCGGTATCAGAGCATCGTCGACTTCTCGGGCATCAACGAGAAGGGGGATTTCATCTCCCTGCCGATGCGCACCTACTCCTCCGGCATGGCGGCGCGTCTGCGTTTTTCCATCGCGGCGGCCAAGGACCACGACGTCCTGATGATCGACGAGGCCCTTGCCACCGGTGACCGCAGCTTCCAGGTGCGTTCCGAGGACCGCATCCGCGAGCTGCGGGAGAAGGCCGGCACCGTCTTCCTGGTCAGCCACAACAACAAGTCCATCCGCGACACCTGTGACCGGGTGCTGTGGCTGGAGAAGGGCGAACTCCTGATGGACGGGCCCACGGAGGAAGTCGTCTCGGCCTACGAGAAGGCGACCAACGGCTGA
- the hpnD gene encoding presqualene diphosphate synthase HpnD: protein MEGPTHAYAPYAPSAPVLAAYSYCEAVTGSQARNFAYGIRLLPTDKRQAMSALYAFSRRVDDIGDGTLEPEAKLARLEETRALLGRIRSGEIDEDDTDPVAVALTHAARRFPIPLGGLDELIDGVLMDVRGETYETWDDLKAYCRCVAGAIGRLSLGVFGTVAAAGPGVPDASRAAEYADTLGLALQLTNILRDVREDAANGRTYLPAEDLAKFGCSGGFHSDRAPAGADFAGLVHHEVRRARALFVEGYRLLPMLDRRSGACVAAMAGIYRRLLDRIEREPEAVLRGRVSLPTHEKAYVAVRGLSGLDARTISRQSTRRRS from the coding sequence GTGGAGGGCCCCACACACGCGTACGCACCGTACGCGCCGTCCGCACCGGTCCTGGCGGCCTACAGCTACTGCGAAGCCGTCACCGGCTCGCAGGCGCGCAACTTCGCTTACGGCATCCGGCTGTTGCCCACCGACAAGCGGCAGGCGATGTCCGCCCTGTACGCCTTCTCCCGGCGCGTCGACGACATCGGCGACGGCACGCTGGAACCGGAGGCCAAGCTGGCAAGGCTGGAGGAGACCCGCGCCCTGCTCGGCCGGATCCGCTCCGGGGAGATCGACGAGGACGACACCGACCCGGTGGCCGTCGCCCTCACGCACGCCGCCCGCCGGTTCCCGATCCCGCTCGGCGGCCTCGACGAACTCATCGACGGCGTCCTCATGGACGTGCGCGGCGAGACCTACGAGACCTGGGACGACCTCAAGGCCTACTGCCGCTGCGTGGCCGGAGCCATCGGGCGGCTCTCGCTCGGCGTGTTCGGCACGGTCGCCGCCGCGGGCCCCGGCGTCCCGGACGCCTCGCGCGCCGCGGAGTACGCCGACACCCTCGGCCTCGCCCTGCAACTCACCAACATCCTCCGGGACGTTCGCGAGGACGCGGCCAACGGACGCACCTACCTGCCCGCCGAGGACCTCGCCAAGTTCGGCTGCTCCGGAGGCTTCCACAGCGACCGGGCACCAGCCGGCGCCGACTTCGCCGGGCTCGTCCACCACGAAGTACGGCGCGCCCGGGCCCTGTTCGTCGAGGGATACCGGCTGCTGCCCATGCTCGACCGGCGCAGCGGCGCCTGCGTGGCCGCCATGGCGGGCATCTACCGGCGCCTGCTCGACCGGATCGAGCGGGAGCCGGAGGCCGTGCTGCGCGGCCGCGTCTCGCTGCCGACGCACGAGAAGGCGTACGTCGCCGTGCGCGGCCTGTCCGGCCTCGACGCGCGGACCATCTCCCGCCAGAGCACGAGGAGGCGGAGCTGA